The Oculatellaceae cyanobacterium genome contains a region encoding:
- a CDS encoding DUF6737 family protein yields MSTQTSLNPWNYKPWWCQPWSILLTGVTIIFSSWLLAKTIWVTLLISIPVVVWMGYFLLIWPRLMRRYMENSLSDGVPQPKD; encoded by the coding sequence GTGTCTACACAAACATCCTTAAACCCTTGGAATTATAAACCTTGGTGGTGCCAACCCTGGTCAATCTTGTTAACTGGCGTTACCATAATTTTCAGTAGTTGGTTGCTGGCAAAAACGATTTGGGTAACACTGCTCATCTCTATCCCTGTTGTAGTCTGGATGGGATACTTTTTATTAATATGGCCGCGACTAATGAGGCGTTACATGGAAAATTCTTTGTCAGACGGTGTGCCTCAACCAAAAGATTAA
- a CDS encoding ShlB/FhaC/HecB family hemolysin secretion/activation protein, which yields MKINYFLICFLSIELIFTPSLLAQNVPPLPPNTDPSLIQQELQPPVSPSENQQQITVPQREELTPPAGAEEIKFRLDNLQIVGTTVYKPERLQQFYQQFLGREINLGDLYEIASKITQLYRNEGYILSQAVVPEQTIANGVAKIQVIEGFVERVDFVGSSAIQRNRLTGFGDKIIASRPLNIRTLERYLLLANDLAGFNVQSVLSSGQSFGAAILTINVNHQASNIFFDFNNRGSESVGSLRTQAALLLNSVLGEQFTISGATNPITPSELGSTALSVALPVDFEGLRVTLNGADTNVQPGNELSKFKINGNTYSASLGVTYPFIRSRTRNLYFNSEFEYTNRDVTTLFTGTSEFLNLDRLRILRAGLNFDRLDAKGITTGRVQVSQGIGGLGATTSGTPNQPLSRAQGRADFTKLNLNLTRRQTLSPNFTLDLSGTAQITDNALLVSEQFGLGGDEFGRAFETSQILGDSGYGLRAEIQRQFVSNLAGVGLLGTQPYIFYDYGQVFRKFPTAAENSSDALSSAGLGVRFVVNNALLIQGELGFPLSRTDTNFNRDPRLFFGVRGFF from the coding sequence TTGAAAATAAATTATTTTTTAATTTGCTTCTTAAGTATTGAATTAATTTTCACCCCTAGCCTTTTAGCACAAAATGTCCCTCCACTTCCTCCTAATACAGATCCTAGCCTGATTCAACAGGAGTTACAACCCCCAGTATCGCCCTCCGAAAATCAACAACAAATTACGGTTCCTCAGCGTGAAGAATTAACTCCACCTGCTGGGGCAGAAGAAATTAAATTCCGCTTAGATAATTTACAAATCGTCGGCACAACTGTTTATAAACCTGAAAGGTTGCAACAATTTTATCAACAGTTTTTAGGACGTGAGATTAATTTGGGCGATCTCTATGAAATTGCTAGTAAAATTACGCAATTATATCGAAATGAGGGTTATATTTTATCACAAGCAGTTGTGCCTGAACAAACAATTGCTAATGGTGTAGCTAAAATACAAGTAATTGAAGGATTTGTTGAGCGAGTTGATTTCGTAGGTAGTTCAGCAATTCAACGAAACCGCTTAACAGGATTTGGAGATAAAATTATTGCTTCACGACCCTTAAATATACGGACTTTAGAGCGCTATTTACTATTAGCTAACGATCTAGCTGGTTTTAATGTGCAAAGCGTTTTAAGTTCTGGTCAAAGTTTTGGTGCAGCTATCCTCACAATTAATGTAAATCATCAAGCTAGTAATATTTTCTTTGATTTTAATAACCGAGGTAGTGAATCAGTTGGGTCATTGAGAACGCAAGCAGCACTATTATTAAATTCTGTTTTAGGAGAGCAATTTACTATTAGTGGTGCTACCAACCCCATCACGCCAAGTGAATTAGGATCTACAGCTTTAAGTGTAGCTTTACCAGTTGATTTTGAAGGGTTACGAGTTACCTTAAATGGTGCTGATACTAACGTGCAACCAGGTAATGAATTAAGCAAATTTAAGATTAATGGTAATACTTATTCGGCATCTTTGGGGGTGACTTATCCGTTTATTCGCTCTCGTACTCGTAATCTCTACTTTAATAGCGAATTTGAATATACTAATCGTGATGTTACTACTTTATTTACTGGTACATCAGAATTTCTGAATTTAGACCGCTTGCGGATTTTGAGAGCAGGACTTAATTTTGATCGCCTTGATGCAAAAGGAATTACCACTGGGAGAGTACAGGTTTCTCAAGGAATTGGTGGTTTAGGTGCGACAACATCAGGGACACCAAATCAACCTTTATCCCGCGCTCAAGGTAGAGCAGATTTTACTAAATTAAATTTGAATCTAACACGCAGACAAACTTTATCTCCTAATTTTACCTTAGATTTATCCGGTACTGCCCAAATTACTGATAATGCTTTGTTAGTTTCCGAGCAATTTGGATTAGGAGGCGATGAATTTGGACGCGCATTTGAGACATCACAAATTTTAGGTGATTCGGGATATGGTTTACGTGCAGAAATTCAACGTCAATTTGTGAGTAATTTGGCTGGCGTAGGATTATTAGGAACGCAACCTTATATTTTTTATGATTACGGGCAGGTATTTAGAAAGTTTCCCACAGCAGCAGAAAATAGTAGTGATGCTTTAAGTTCAGCAGGTTTAGGTGTACGTTTTGTGGTGAACAATGCTCTTTTAATTCAAGGAGAATTAGGCTTTCCACTCAGTCGCACAGATACTAACTTTAATCGTGATCCGCGTTTGTTTTTTGGTGTTAGAGGATTTTTTTAA
- a CDS encoding methyltransferase domain-containing protein, with protein sequence MQKQKNKFSHLTAIERVYLSFPARFLIENNLLQGKILDFGCGFGNDVKLLQQKGLDITGYDPYYFPQYPNEKFDTIICFYVLNVLFP encoded by the coding sequence ATGCAAAAACAAAAGAATAAATTTAGCCACCTTACTGCAATAGAAAGAGTTTATCTCTCTTTTCCCGCCCGATTTCTAATAGAAAACAATCTGCTTCAAGGTAAAATTCTAGATTTTGGTTGTGGCTTTGGTAATGATGTTAAGCTATTGCAACAAAAAGGCTTGGATATTACTGGTTATGACCCTTATTATTTTCCGCAATACCCTAACGAAAAATTTGACACTATCATCTGCTTTTATGTTTTAAATGTTTTATTCCCATAA
- a CDS encoding PAP/fibrillin family protein, with protein MSTDQDRKAAKENLKNVLATYGGNTKHEAVITAINQLVHFNPTAAPTRSEELMNGQWLLISAPNFPNGELQPDGKYIYTLGRLAFNMFQPVKLKVAIERVLQPVIPLDNGQRTHDIIVEFITVDENIPQLQGIVQNLGICQPTDDSTLQVKFTGATLAPQNQNQMEAWKAIFGEQSKPAKTNLKERLMNSILRMMFGIVPPQGMDIKTGQVSFKIQKSPKGNLKILYLDEELRITKGEKGTVLVCERVIE; from the coding sequence ATGAGTACTGATCAAGATAGAAAAGCAGCAAAGGAAAATCTGAAAAATGTGCTTGCTACCTATGGCGGTAACACCAAACATGAAGCAGTAATCACAGCAATAAATCAACTGGTACACTTCAATCCTACAGCCGCCCCCACTCGTAGTGAAGAACTTATGAATGGGCAATGGTTATTGATTAGCGCCCCCAATTTTCCTAATGGAGAACTGCAACCAGACGGCAAATATATTTATACCCTCGGTCGGCTTGCCTTTAATATGTTTCAACCTGTTAAATTGAAGGTTGCAATTGAGCGAGTATTACAACCTGTAATTCCCCTAGATAATGGGCAACGCACTCACGACATTATTGTTGAATTTATTACAGTAGATGAGAATATTCCTCAGCTACAAGGCATCGTCCAGAACTTGGGAATTTGTCAACCTACTGATGACAGTACCTTGCAAGTAAAATTTACAGGAGCAACTTTAGCACCCCAGAATCAAAATCAGATGGAAGCGTGGAAAGCCATCTTTGGTGAGCAATCTAAGCCTGCTAAAACTAATTTAAAGGAAAGATTGATGAACAGCATCTTGCGGATGATGTTTGGAATTGTGCCACCGCAGGGGATGGATATTAAAACTGGACAAGTTTCATTCAAGATACAAAAATCTCCTAAAGGTAATCTCAAGATTCTTTATCTTGATGAGGAATTACGAATTACCAAAGGAGAAAAAGGCACTGTTTTAGTATGTGAGCGAGTTATTGAGTAA
- a CDS encoding AarF/ABC1/UbiB kinase family protein yields the protein MLTKSSSKHLRWQKHKYSLLARQRDIFASAATLIFYLWWDATFTKDSPEHRKRRAEWLVRTLLNLGPTFIKIGQALSTRADLLPLEYVQALGLLQDKVPAFSGDQAIALIEAELGNSIHTLYRDFDRFPLAAASLGQVHKARLHTGEDVIVKVQRPGLDKLFTLDFQALHKLERFCFRYLPWTRKYELATIYNEFFNLLYQEIDYIQEGKNADKFRENFNNYPQVNVPKIYWRYTTTKVLTMEYLPGIKINDRQTLEACGLNAKQINQIGICCYLKQLLIDGFFQADPHPGNMAVSQDGSLIIYDFGMMVELKPLAKDQMVKTFWAVLKKDAEELTDSLIDMGLLVEVSDMKPIKRMLTFILDKFTEKPINVKEFGQMRNEIYAMFEQQPFRLPAQMTFIIKSLTTLDGIARALDPEYNMVAAAQPFIRSIAVSKGRGNVIAEFGRQAKNFIQYKLTKPSAAELLIYRLEKRIEEGELQFSVLSVESDRTFKRMNLAIKSLTYACFTGLTLLSGTILLIGSYSSWAMAVFILSGLSFLVFLRSLILLTIMEKFEKVAKK from the coding sequence ATGCTGACAAAAAGTTCATCTAAGCACCTACGCTGGCAAAAGCATAAATATTCCTTGCTGGCACGTCAAAGAGACATTTTTGCCTCTGCTGCAACATTAATCTTCTATTTGTGGTGGGATGCCACGTTTACTAAAGACTCCCCAGAGCATCGAAAGCGTAGGGCTGAGTGGTTAGTGCGTACTCTACTAAATTTAGGGCCAACTTTTATTAAAATTGGGCAAGCGTTATCTACTCGTGCAGATTTACTGCCTTTAGAGTATGTACAGGCGTTAGGACTGTTACAAGATAAAGTTCCTGCATTTAGTGGTGATCAAGCGATCGCTCTAATTGAAGCGGAACTAGGCAACTCTATTCATACTTTATATCGCGATTTTGATCGTTTTCCGTTGGCAGCAGCTAGTTTGGGGCAAGTTCACAAAGCACGCCTGCATACTGGAGAAGATGTAATTGTTAAAGTGCAGCGCCCAGGTTTAGATAAGTTATTTACTTTAGATTTTCAAGCTTTACATAAATTGGAGCGTTTTTGTTTTCGTTATCTGCCCTGGACAAGAAAATATGAATTAGCAACTATTTATAACGAATTTTTTAATCTTTTATATCAAGAAATTGATTACATCCAAGAAGGTAAAAATGCTGACAAATTTAGAGAAAATTTTAATAATTATCCCCAAGTAAATGTACCTAAAATTTATTGGCGATATACCACAACAAAAGTACTGACGATGGAATATTTGCCTGGAATTAAAATAAATGATCGCCAAACTTTAGAAGCTTGTGGATTAAACGCAAAACAAATTAATCAAATAGGTATTTGTTGTTATTTAAAACAATTATTAATAGATGGTTTTTTTCAAGCTGACCCTCATCCTGGGAATATGGCTGTCAGCCAAGATGGTAGCTTGATTATTTATGATTTTGGCATGATGGTGGAATTAAAACCATTAGCCAAAGATCAAATGGTAAAAACATTTTGGGCAGTTTTAAAAAAGGACGCTGAAGAATTAACTGATAGCTTAATTGATATGGGGTTGCTTGTAGAAGTATCCGACATGAAACCGATCAAACGGATGCTAACATTTATCTTAGATAAATTTACTGAAAAACCGATAAATGTAAAAGAATTTGGGCAGATGCGTAATGAAATTTATGCCATGTTTGAGCAACAACCATTTCGGTTGCCTGCTCAGATGACTTTTATTATAAAATCATTAACTACTCTTGATGGTATTGCTAGGGCATTAGATCCTGAATACAATATGGTAGCAGCCGCTCAACCTTTTATTAGAAGCATCGCTGTCTCTAAAGGGCGGGGAAATGTGATTGCCGAATTTGGTAGACAAGCAAAAAACTTTATTCAATATAAATTAACAAAACCAAGTGCTGCGGAACTGCTAATTTATCGTTTAGAAAAAAGAATTGAAGAAGGGGAGTTACAATTTAGCGTACTCTCAGTTGAAAGCGATCGCACGTTCAAACGCATGAATCTAGCTATTAAAAGCTTAACTTATGCTTGTTTTACTGGCTTAACTTTATTATCTGGTACAATACTTTTAATTGGTTCCTATAGTTCTTGGGCTATGGCAGTTTTTATCTTATCAGGGTTAAGCTTTTTAGTTTTTCTCCGTTCTTTAATTTTGTTAACCATTATGGAAAAATTTGAGAAAGTGGCTAAAAAATAA
- a CDS encoding SDR family NAD(P)-dependent oxidoreductase, producing the protein MQTKTQDNSTTALIVGASQGIGLEFVRQFLQNNHAQRIYATYRNPQAEILTISDPRLRCLQMDITEEAQIDTVVQEIKAETATLNYVINCVGVLHEGTMQPEKSLRQLNAEQLIRYFQVNSIGAVLLAKHVQPLFKHQQRSIFATISAKVGSIGDNHLGGWYGYRASKAALNMFMRTTALEYKRSCPRAIVVTLHPGTTDTQLSQPFQRNVPPEKLFSVERTVGQLLVVIDQLKESDSGEFFSWDGDRLPW; encoded by the coding sequence ATGCAGACAAAAACTCAAGACAATTCTACAACGGCGTTGATTGTTGGAGCAAGTCAGGGAATTGGTTTAGAGTTTGTGCGCCAATTTCTACAAAATAATCACGCACAACGCATCTATGCTACCTATCGCAACCCGCAAGCAGAAATATTAACAATATCAGATCCTCGTTTGCGTTGTCTGCAAATGGATATTACAGAAGAAGCGCAAATTGATACCGTTGTACAAGAAATCAAAGCAGAGACAGCGACACTGAATTATGTAATCAATTGCGTAGGTGTGTTGCATGAAGGAACAATGCAACCAGAGAAAAGTTTGCGACAACTCAATGCAGAACAATTAATTCGGTATTTTCAGGTAAATAGTATTGGTGCAGTTTTGTTAGCAAAGCACGTACAGCCTTTGTTTAAGCATCAGCAACGCTCTATCTTCGCCACCATTTCGGCTAAAGTTGGTAGTATCGGCGATAATCATTTGGGCGGGTGGTATGGTTATCGCGCATCAAAGGCAGCATTAAATATGTTTATGCGGACAACGGCGCTTGAATATAAGCGTAGCTGTCCACGCGCGATCGTTGTTACTTTACATCCTGGTACAACTGATACACAATTATCTCAACCATTTCAGCGTAATGTTCCCCCAGAAAAACTATTTTCCGTTGAACGTACAGTTGGGCAGTTGCTAGTGGTTATTGATCAACTAAAAGAAAGCGATAGTGGTGAATTTTTTTCCTGGGATGGCGATCGCTTACCTTGGTAA
- the ilvA gene encoding threonine ammonia-lyase, biosynthetic has product MLCDYLQLILTARVYDVAQETPLEYAPNLSSRLNNKVLLKREDMQSVFSFKLRGAYNKMVNLSPDMLAQGVIAASAGNHAQGVALGASKLGTQAIIVMPVTTPQVKIDAVKARGGVVVLHGDTYDDAYAYARQLEAEKGLTFIHPFDDPHVIAGQGTIGMEIMRQYQQPIHAIFVAIGGGGLIAGIAAYIKRLRPEIKIIGVEPVDADAMHQSLKAGHRVRLSQVGLFADGVAVREVGEETFRLCQEYVDEIILVGTDDTCAAIKDVFEDTRSILEPAGALAVAGAKAYAEREQIAGETLIAVACGANMNFDRLRFVAERAEFGERREAIFAVNIPEQPGSLRKFCECLGRRNLTEFNYRIADEKEAHIFVGLQIQNRADAILMAETFENCGFKTIDLTDDELTKLHLRHMVGGRSILAHHELLYRFEFPERPGALMKFVASMSPDWNISVFHYRNNGADYGRIVVGVQVPPDEMSQWQAFLDTLGYRYWDESNNPAYKLFLG; this is encoded by the coding sequence ATGCTTTGCGACTACCTGCAACTAATACTGACTGCCCGCGTGTACGATGTTGCCCAGGAAACTCCCCTGGAATACGCTCCAAATTTATCTTCCAGGCTAAATAATAAAGTCCTACTTAAAAGAGAAGATATGCAGTCTGTCTTCTCTTTTAAACTGCGGGGCGCTTACAACAAAATGGTGAATTTGTCGCCAGATATGCTGGCGCAAGGCGTAATTGCTGCATCTGCGGGAAACCATGCTCAAGGTGTTGCACTCGGCGCTAGTAAATTAGGTACGCAAGCAATTATCGTCATGCCTGTTACTACTCCCCAAGTCAAGATAGATGCAGTTAAAGCTAGAGGGGGAGTAGTCGTGTTGCATGGGGATACTTACGATGATGCCTATGCTTACGCCCGTCAACTAGAAGCAGAGAAAGGTTTGACATTTATTCATCCTTTTGATGACCCCCATGTAATTGCTGGGCAGGGGACAATTGGCATGGAAATTATGCGGCAATATCAGCAACCGATCCATGCTATTTTTGTAGCGATCGGTGGTGGTGGGTTAATTGCTGGAATTGCTGCTTATATTAAACGGTTACGTCCCGAAATTAAAATTATTGGTGTTGAACCAGTTGATGCCGATGCGATGCACCAGTCATTAAAAGCTGGTCATCGGGTGCGCTTATCTCAAGTGGGGTTATTTGCTGACGGTGTTGCAGTGCGGGAAGTGGGAGAAGAAACATTCCGCTTATGCCAAGAATATGTAGATGAGATTATTTTGGTAGGTACAGATGATACCTGTGCTGCAATTAAAGATGTATTTGAAGATACGCGATCGATTTTAGAACCAGCAGGTGCATTAGCCGTTGCAGGTGCTAAAGCTTATGCAGAAAGAGAACAAATCGCAGGAGAAACATTAATTGCCGTTGCCTGCGGTGCTAACATGAACTTCGATCGCTTGCGGTTTGTTGCAGAACGAGCAGAATTTGGTGAACGTCGAGAAGCAATATTTGCAGTCAATATCCCTGAACAACCAGGAAGTCTTCGCAAGTTTTGTGAATGCCTGGGCAGACGTAACCTAACTGAATTTAACTATCGCATTGCTGATGAAAAAGAAGCCCATATTTTTGTAGGTTTACAAATTCAAAATCGTGCCGATGCTATTTTAATGGCTGAAACTTTTGAAAATTGTGGTTTCAAAACTATTGATTTAACCGACGATGAATTAACAAAATTGCATTTGCGGCACATGGTTGGTGGGCGTTCTATCTTAGCCCATCATGAATTACTTTACCGTTTTGAATTTCCCGAACGTCCAGGCGCATTGATGAAGTTTGTTGCTTCCATGAGTCCTGATTGGAATATTAGTGTTTTTCACTACCGCAACAACGGTGCAGATTATGGGCGCATTGTTGTAGGGGTGCAAGTTCCCCCAGACGAGATGTCACAGTGGCAAGCATTTTTGGATACTTTGGGGTATCGCTATTGGGATGAAAGTAATAATCCTGCTTATAAACTGTTTCTGGGGTAG
- a CDS encoding HIT family protein — translation MEVSHLLKPGGKAYYAVRRDIKKEGFREHYIHKKPTYQCITKIPFKSIHLDEYCEIYEYTHYNYQRNSSNQCVFCNPYRKLTLLTESATAYAMFDGYPVNKGHVLIIPKRHVANYFELPFKEQSACWLMANKVQEILSKEFQPHGFNVGMNVNKDAGQNMMHASIHVIPRYKGDAVDSRGGMRSVIPKRKIRN, via the coding sequence ATGGAAGTTTCACATCTACTTAAACCAGGAGGAAAGGCGTATTATGCAGTGAGAAGAGACATCAAAAAAGAAGGTTTTAGAGAACATTATATACACAAAAAACCTACTTATCAATGTATTACTAAAATTCCCTTTAAGTCAATTCATTTAGATGAATATTGCGAAATTTACGAATATACTCATTATAATTATCAAAGAAATTCATCTAATCAATGTGTTTTTTGCAACCCTTATAGAAAGTTAACTTTACTAACAGAGTCGGCAACAGCCTATGCTATGTTTGATGGATATCCAGTGAATAAAGGTCATGTTTTAATTATACCTAAGCGCCATGTAGCTAATTACTTTGAACTACCTTTTAAAGAGCAGTCAGCTTGCTGGTTGATGGCAAATAAAGTTCAAGAGATTTTAAGTAAAGAATTTCAGCCTCATGGTTTTAATGTGGGGATGAATGTGAATAAAGATGCAGGGCAAAATATGATGCACGCTAGTATTCATGTTATCCCTCGTTACAAAGGCGATGCTGTTGATTCTAGAGGCGGAATGAGATCTGTAATTCCTAAACGAAAAATTAGGAATTAA
- a CDS encoding GAF domain-containing sensor histidine kinase, which produces MDASTAKAAFTVENVTSHLPPCVKSISPQTQKGAFMQYEGDPTQLQSQITQLILSSPQPETILPEIAAALGEFFHVDSCLVAASASHQANRQVSIWCADEHNLQRVELKEEFWGLVVEGELLAIADVTNTNLVIDCPIRSVLGIQTQWQSSVNGVIVLGRSQPYDWNDWEKQIIKLVSEWVATAINHVQLQRQVRIVAQYQNLLNQLTLAIHNCGNLDQIIQVAISGIAQVLQVDRGLMLLLKYADPLHKNKSLKDIPKARVTVVGQSSVNSNLLNYSFSLSESYLCQQAFLDAPTPLVIGDRRNLDKINLESELEGVFPSEIPSLLIFPLTEILAHTAGTQISTGNADSDVYDGLRQRNDYLQATVLGFLVLQHSQPRLWQAEELDLLNWVGRQVSSAIIQHQTLRQVQALVEERTAQLQCSLDVQAKLYEKTRQQIDQLRYLNQLKDDFLSTISHELRTPLTNMALAIRLLRQAELSPERRNKYLEILEQQCSQEINLINDLLALQKLESPHSQIQVQKIDIKEFISPLVNSFEQQWRDKGLRLVLDLPKRALIIHTDPESINRILVELLTNAGKYSQSDSTVYLRLAQQTKQSEEQVILTISNIGSGISPSELNYIFDKFRRGHGVTEKAIQGTGLGLALVKSLVQHLNGTIDVKSSPLQNSQVYQTDFTLTLPRLLDSTKV; this is translated from the coding sequence ATGGATGCATCGACTGCAAAGGCAGCCTTCACGGTAGAAAATGTAACTTCACATCTGCCCCCATGTGTGAAATCAATTAGCCCACAAACACAGAAGGGCGCATTCATGCAGTATGAAGGTGATCCAACTCAGCTACAATCACAGATTACCCAGTTAATCTTGAGTAGCCCTCAGCCAGAAACAATTCTGCCAGAAATAGCGGCGGCTTTGGGAGAATTTTTTCACGTAGACTCTTGCTTGGTTGCTGCCAGCGCCAGCCATCAAGCTAATCGGCAGGTCTCTATTTGGTGTGCGGACGAGCATAATCTGCAAAGGGTAGAGCTTAAAGAGGAATTTTGGGGGTTAGTGGTTGAGGGAGAATTATTGGCGATCGCAGATGTTACTAACACTAACTTAGTAATAGATTGTCCAATCCGCTCAGTGTTAGGAATTCAGACTCAGTGGCAATCCTCTGTGAACGGCGTGATTGTGCTGGGGCGATCGCAACCCTATGATTGGAACGACTGGGAAAAACAAATCATTAAGCTAGTATCCGAATGGGTAGCAACAGCAATTAATCATGTCCAGCTACAGCGACAAGTGCGAATTGTTGCACAATACCAAAATTTACTTAACCAATTAACCCTAGCAATTCATAATTGTGGGAATTTGGATCAAATTATTCAAGTAGCTATATCGGGTATTGCCCAAGTGCTGCAAGTTGATCGCGGTTTGATGTTGCTATTGAAATATGCAGACCCCTTGCACAAAAACAAATCTTTAAAAGATATTCCTAAAGCTAGAGTTACAGTTGTTGGTCAATCGTCTGTTAATAGCAATCTTTTAAATTATTCTTTTTCCCTGTCAGAATCTTATTTGTGCCAGCAGGCTTTCTTAGATGCTCCCACTCCGTTAGTGATTGGCGATCGCAGAAATTTAGACAAAATTAACTTAGAAAGTGAACTGGAAGGGGTTTTTCCTTCTGAAATACCATCCCTACTGATTTTTCCTTTAACAGAAATACTAGCTCACACTGCTGGAACTCAGATATCTACAGGAAATGCAGATAGCGATGTCTACGACGGGCTTCGCCAACGCAACGATTATTTACAAGCTACTGTATTAGGATTTTTAGTCTTACAACATTCTCAACCTCGCCTGTGGCAAGCAGAGGAATTAGATTTACTCAACTGGGTGGGTAGGCAAGTTAGTAGCGCGATCATCCAACACCAAACACTGCGACAAGTGCAAGCTTTGGTAGAAGAACGCACAGCACAGTTACAGTGTAGTTTGGATGTTCAAGCAAAGTTATATGAAAAAACTCGTCAACAAATTGACCAGTTACGCTATCTTAATCAACTCAAGGATGACTTCCTCAGTACAATCAGCCATGAGTTACGCACACCACTGACTAACATGGCTTTAGCCATTCGCTTATTACGTCAAGCAGAACTTTCCCCTGAGCGCCGTAATAAATATTTGGAAATTTTAGAGCAACAGTGTAGTCAAGAAATTAACCTGATCAATGATTTACTAGCTTTGCAAAAGTTAGAATCCCCTCACAGTCAGATTCAAGTACAAAAAATAGATATTAAAGAGTTTATTTCACCTTTAGTTAATTCATTTGAGCAGCAATGGAGGGATAAAGGGTTAAGGCTTGTACTTGATTTACCTAAGCGAGCGCTAATTATTCATACTGATCCAGAAAGTATAAACCGCATCCTAGTTGAATTACTAACTAATGCAGGTAAATACTCTCAAAGCGATAGTACTGTGTATTTACGTCTAGCTCAACAAACCAAGCAATCAGAAGAGCAGGTTATATTAACTATTTCTAATATTGGTTCTGGAATATCACCTTCTGAGCTTAATTATATTTTTGATAAATTCCGTCGGGGTCATGGAGTAACTGAAAAAGCTATTCAAGGTACAGGTTTAGGGTTAGCTTTAGTCAAAAGTTTAGTACAACATCTAAATGGTACAATTGATGTCAAAAGCTCTCCTCTTCAAAATAGCCAAGTTTATCAAACAGATTTTACTCTCACTTTGCCTCGATTATTAGATAGTACTAAAGTATAA
- a CDS encoding low molecular weight protein tyrosine phosphatase family protein: MKKLLFICSKNRLRSPTAETVFSEYQGLEVDSAGLDRNAEISLSSEAIQWADIIFVMEKSHRNKLSQKFRDWLRDKRVICLNIPDEYEYMEPALVELLKKKVLPLLGTF, translated from the coding sequence ATGAAAAAGCTTTTATTTATTTGCAGCAAAAACAGATTACGCAGCCCTACAGCCGAAACTGTATTTTCTGAGTATCAGGGGCTGGAAGTAGATTCTGCCGGATTAGATCGAAATGCAGAGATTAGTTTGTCTAGTGAGGCAATCCAGTGGGCAGATATAATCTTTGTCATGGAAAAATCTCATCGCAATAAACTTTCCCAAAAATTTCGAGATTGGCTTAGAGACAAGCGAGTGATTTGTCTAAATATTCCTGACGAATACGAATATATGGAACCAGCTTTAGTGGAGTTGCTCAAGAAGAAAGTACTTCCATTGCTAGGAACATTTTAA
- a CDS encoding NAD(P)H-quinone oxidoreductase subunit M produces MLLKSTTRHIRIYTAEIHNNELMPNDQVLTMDVDPDNEFLWNEDALQKVYRKFDELVELSSGEDLTEYNLRRIGSDLEHFVRSLLQSGQISYNLNSRAVNYSMGLPQVSS; encoded by the coding sequence ATGCTGCTAAAGTCTACTACTCGCCATATCAGAATCTATACGGCTGAAATTCACAACAATGAACTCATGCCCAACGATCAGGTTTTAACAATGGATGTTGATCCAGATAATGAATTTCTGTGGAATGAGGATGCCCTGCAAAAGGTTTATCGCAAGTTTGATGAATTAGTTGAGTTATCTAGTGGGGAAGATTTGACAGAATACAATCTCCGCCGCATTGGTTCGGATTTAGAGCATTTCGTGCGAAGTCTTCTGCAAAGTGGTCAAATTAGTTATAACCTCAATAGTCGCGCTGTCAACTACAGTATGGGATTGCCACAAGTTAGTAGTTGA